The DNA sequence ACACACAATAAAGTGTCGATATGGAACATATGGCAATGACTGATAGCTAAAAGCACATTTTCGTTGTGCAACTTACCTCTTTGACCAGTTGCAAAGTCAACAGGGATTGACATAATCGGGTAATTGCTGTTTAGTGAACGAATGAAAAAAACAACTACAAAAGATCGAAATGATGATCGTGAAAAGCTTAAAACCGGGTCGATGCTGGACCTGGCTGTTTCATCCATGGATGAAGAAGGCTACGGGATTGCCACCTGGGGTGCCAGAAAAATCAAGATTTCCGGGGCATTTCCTGGTGAGGCAGTACGAGTGCGCCTTACTCATGTTGGCAAGCAATCCCTGGCAGGACGCTGCATCGAGCTCCTCAAACCATCCCCACTGCTCCGCACTCCCCAACCATCCAAGCTATGCAATGATTGCGGAAACTGCCAGCTTACCCTGCTCGAATATACATCTCAGCTGCAAATCAAACACGACATGGTCTCGAGATGCCTTTCTGCTTACAACACCCTTAATGAGGTCACTGTTAATAAAGTTATTCCTTCCCCGAATCAGCTGGCCTACAGAACAACGGCAAAGCTGATCGTCAGCGGCACCTTTCGCTCGCCGAAGATCGGGCTATATCGTAGACACAGCCATGAAGTAGTTGACATCGAGGGATGTCCGCTGCATCACCCGCTGATCAACAACATCATTGCAGCAGTCAAGGACGGCATAACCCGCGGCAGAATTCAGGTATACTCCCCGTCAACAGGTAGCGGTCTTCTTCGCTATCTCGTCATAAGAGTGTCCGATGACGGAGAACAGGCGATGGTTATTTTTGTCACTGCCTTCCGTAGCTACAATGAGATTCACCATCTTTCAAAACATCTTCAGTCTGCAGTGCCCAAGGTAACTGTAGTAGTCCAGAATGAAAACTCATCAAGCGGCAACATCATTCTTGGCGATAAATTCCATTTCCTCACAAAGCAGAACGCTCTCATTTCCCAGATAGGCAAGGTGCGACTTAGCGTATCACCGCGTTCTTTTCTGCAGGTAAACAGCGGGTCGGCCCAAATTATTTATGATCAGGTTGCAGCGTGGGGTGAATTGACAGGCAAGGAGAAAGTGGTCGATCTCTACTGCGGCATTGGGGGAATAGCGCTGTTTCTTGCAGCCGGTGCAGGAGAAGTTGTCGGCATCGAGGTTGTTGAGCAAGCGGTTCAGGATGCTGAAAAAAATGCCAGGATGAACGGGATAGACAATTGCAGTTTTGCTTCAGGGGATGCCGGAGAACTGTTATCGGAAATAAAGGAAGAATGGGAGCATGCCGACCTGATTGTCCTCAACCCACCGCGCAAGGGGTGCGACAGAAAGGTGTTGAGTGAGGCGGCAAAACTGAAGCCAGGCCGCATGATCTATGTATCCTGCTCCCCATGGTCTCTTGCCCGCGATCTCGACATCCTTGCTACGCTTGGCTACCAGACTCGGGAAATCCAGCCTGTTGACATGTTTCCCCAGACCAGCCATAT is a window from the Geoanaerobacter pelophilus genome containing:
- the rlmD gene encoding 23S rRNA (uracil(1939)-C(5))-methyltransferase RlmD, translated to MKKTTTKDRNDDREKLKTGSMLDLAVSSMDEEGYGIATWGARKIKISGAFPGEAVRVRLTHVGKQSLAGRCIELLKPSPLLRTPQPSKLCNDCGNCQLTLLEYTSQLQIKHDMVSRCLSAYNTLNEVTVNKVIPSPNQLAYRTTAKLIVSGTFRSPKIGLYRRHSHEVVDIEGCPLHHPLINNIIAAVKDGITRGRIQVYSPSTGSGLLRYLVIRVSDDGEQAMVIFVTAFRSYNEIHHLSKHLQSAVPKVTVVVQNENSSSGNIILGDKFHFLTKQNALISQIGKVRLSVSPRSFLQVNSGSAQIIYDQVAAWGELTGKEKVVDLYCGIGGIALFLAAGAGEVVGIEVVEQAVQDAEKNARMNGIDNCSFASGDAGELLSEIKEEWEHADLIVLNPPRKGCDRKVLSEAAKLKPGRMIYVSCSPWSLARDLDILATLGYQTREIQPVDMFPQTSHIENVALLIKT